A stretch of the Musa acuminata AAA Group cultivar baxijiao chromosome BXJ2-7, Cavendish_Baxijiao_AAA, whole genome shotgun sequence genome encodes the following:
- the LOC135617790 gene encoding triacylglycerol lipase 2-like translates to MGFHCELAGAHGRRQLLQSLEPPDDGVCTAVVSPQGYECQEYEVKTQDGYILTMHRIPQGRGGGSAGKRQPVLLQHGVLMDGMTWLLNPPQQSLAFVLADNGFDVWITHGRGTRWSRRHESLDTSNPAYWAWSWDELASFDLPATVGFVFRKTGRKLHYVGHSMGTLTALSAFSEGKLVDKIKSAALLTPVAYLTYMTTPIGRAAGSAFSGEMLGALGVGEFDPKGAVGTNYLEFVCAMPGVNCYDLMASFTGPNCCLNYSTVDMYLKYELQPTSVRTLVHFLQTIRSGVITKYDYGSSMANMVAYGQSSPPEYHMPNIPHHLPLLLSYGGGDMLSDVKDVQLLLKDLRNHDADELVAQLVKEYAHLDFVMGVNAKQVVYDGLIAFFGKHS, encoded by the exons ATGGGCTTCCATTGCGAGCTGGCCGGAGCTCACGGACGACGGCAGCTGCTGCAGAGCCTCGAGCCTCCGGATGACGGCGTGTGCACCGCCGTGGTGAGCCCTCAGGGTTACGAGTGCCAAGAATATGAG GTGAAGACGCAAGATGGGTACATACTGACCATGCACAGGATCCcacaaggaagaggaggcggcagCGCGGGGAAGAGGCAGCCTGTGCTGCTCCAACATGGAGTCCTCATG GACGGGATGACATGGCTTCTGAATCCACCTCAACAATCACTGGCTTTCGTACTTGCAGACAACGGATTCGATGTCTGGATCACACACGGCAGGGGCACCAGGTGGAGCCGTCGCCATGAGTCTCTCGATACATCAAACCCG GCTTATTGGGCGTGGTCATGGGATGAGTTGGCCAGCTTTGATTTGCCTGCCACTGTGGGTTTTGTATTCCGGAAAACTGGGCGGAAGCTGCACTATGTTGGTCACTCCATG GGAACTCTGACAGCTCTATCAGCATTCTCCGAGGGGAAGCTGGTGGATAAGATCAAGTCAGCTGCCCTTTTGACTCCGGTGGCCTATCTGACTTACATGACAACTCCAATCGGAAGAGCTGCAGGCAGCGCATTCTCAGGAGAA ATGTTGGGAGCACTTGGAGTGGGAGAATTTGATCCTAAAGG GGCAGTCGGAACCAATTATTTGGAGTTCGTCTGCGCTATGCCGGGGGTGAACTGCTACGACCTTATGGCATCATTCACAG GGCCAAACTGCTGCCTCAATTACTCCACTGTTGACATGTACTTGAAGTATGAACTCCAGCCGACATCCGTGAGGACACTCGTCCATTTTTTACAGA CGATCAGAAGTGGAGTGATAACAAAATACGACTACGGGAGCAGTATGGCCAACATGGTTGcgtatgggcagagcagcccaccCGAGTACCACATGCCCAACATTCCACAccacctgccgctgctgctcaGCTACGGCGGCGGTGACATGCTGTCGGACGTCAAGGACGTGCAGCTGCTGTTGAAAGATCTCCGCAACCATGACGCCGACGAGCTCGTGGCTCAGCTGGTGAAGGAGTACGCACATCTGGACTTCGTGATGGGGGTGAATGCCAAGCAGGTCGTCTACGACGGCCTCATCGCATTCTTCGGCAAACACAGTTGA